A region of Streptomyces sp. NBC_01267 DNA encodes the following proteins:
- the glgB gene encoding 1,4-alpha-glucan branching enzyme: MPSQPSGGVRPAGALGADDRERLLGGGHHDPHSLLGAHPVAGGIAVRVLRPYAQSVTVLAKGLRAELHDDGQGFFSGLLPLRAVPAYSLLLTYDNDETEVHDPYRFLPTLGELDLHLIGEGRHEELWKALGARPMTVQGVTGTRFTVWAPNARGVRVSGDFNYWDGTAYPMRSLGSSGIWELFLPGVGEGALYKFDLMRPDGSHTLRADPMARRTEVPPATASIVTDAHHVWQDGAWMAHRADRPVHAAPFSVYEVHLPSWRPGLTYRQLATQLPAYVQDLGFTHVELMPVSEHPFGGSWGYQVTGFYAPTARMGTPDDFRYLVDALHRAGIGVLMDWVPAHFPKDDWALAQFDGRPLYEHPDPARAEHPDWGTLEFDYGRTEVRNFLVANATYWCEEFHIDGLRVDAVASMLYLDYSREYGQWSPNEHGGRENLDAVAFLQEMNATVYRRNPGVVTVAEESTAWDGVTRATDLVGPGGFGGLGFGLKWNMGWMHDSLEYVAKEPVHRKYHHNEMTFSMVYAFSENYVLPISHDEVVHGKQALVSKMPGDWWQQRATHRAYLGFMWAHPGKQLLFMGQEFAQGAEWSEAHGPDWWLLDPSYPAAHDHRGVRDLVRDLNAVYAAAPALWQRDTDPGGFDWVAGDAAEDNVFAFLRYDAHGAPLLSVSNFSPVVRHEYRLGVPDAVPEWQEVLNTDTGLYGGGDIRNTDPLKPEAVASHGRASSIQLTLPPLATVWFRPV; the protein is encoded by the coding sequence CTGCCCTCCCAGCCGAGCGGCGGGGTGCGTCCCGCCGGGGCGCTGGGCGCCGACGACCGGGAGCGGCTGCTCGGCGGCGGCCACCACGACCCGCACTCCCTGCTCGGCGCCCATCCGGTGGCCGGCGGGATCGCGGTCCGGGTCCTGCGGCCGTACGCGCAGTCCGTGACCGTCCTCGCCAAGGGGCTGCGGGCTGAACTGCACGACGACGGCCAGGGATTCTTCTCCGGTCTGCTGCCGCTGCGGGCCGTCCCCGCGTACTCGCTGCTGCTCACGTACGACAACGACGAGACCGAGGTCCACGACCCCTACCGCTTCCTGCCCACCCTCGGTGAGCTGGATCTGCACCTGATCGGCGAGGGCCGTCACGAGGAGCTGTGGAAGGCGCTCGGCGCCCGGCCGATGACCGTCCAGGGGGTGACGGGCACCCGCTTCACCGTGTGGGCGCCGAACGCACGGGGGGTGCGGGTCAGCGGTGACTTCAACTACTGGGACGGCACGGCGTATCCGATGCGTTCGCTCGGTTCGTCCGGGATCTGGGAGCTGTTCCTGCCCGGCGTGGGCGAGGGCGCGCTGTACAAGTTCGACCTGATGCGCCCGGACGGCAGCCACACCCTGCGCGCCGACCCGATGGCCCGGCGCACCGAGGTGCCGCCCGCCACCGCTTCGATCGTGACGGACGCGCACCACGTCTGGCAGGACGGCGCGTGGATGGCCCACCGCGCGGACCGCCCGGTGCACGCGGCGCCCTTCTCGGTGTACGAGGTCCATCTGCCGTCCTGGCGACCGGGCCTGACGTACCGTCAACTGGCCACGCAGCTTCCGGCGTACGTGCAGGACCTGGGCTTCACCCATGTGGAGCTGATGCCGGTCTCCGAGCATCCGTTCGGCGGCTCCTGGGGATACCAGGTCACCGGTTTCTACGCGCCGACGGCCCGGATGGGCACGCCCGACGACTTCCGGTACCTGGTGGACGCGCTGCACCGGGCGGGCATCGGCGTCCTGATGGACTGGGTCCCCGCGCACTTCCCGAAGGACGACTGGGCGCTGGCGCAGTTCGACGGCCGGCCGCTGTACGAGCACCCGGACCCGGCCCGCGCCGAGCACCCCGACTGGGGCACCCTGGAATTCGACTACGGGCGCACCGAGGTCCGTAACTTCCTTGTCGCCAACGCCACTTACTGGTGCGAGGAGTTCCACATCGACGGGCTGCGGGTGGATGCCGTCGCCTCGATGCTCTACCTCGACTACTCCCGCGAGTACGGCCAGTGGTCGCCGAACGAGCACGGCGGCCGGGAGAACCTGGACGCGGTGGCCTTCCTCCAGGAGATGAACGCGACGGTCTACCGGCGCAACCCCGGTGTCGTCACGGTGGCCGAGGAGTCGACGGCCTGGGACGGCGTCACCCGCGCCACCGACCTGGTCGGACCGGGGGGCTTCGGCGGGCTCGGCTTCGGGCTGAAGTGGAACATGGGGTGGATGCACGACTCCCTGGAGTACGTCGCCAAGGAGCCGGTGCACCGCAAGTACCACCACAACGAGATGACGTTCTCGATGGTGTACGCGTTCAGCGAGAACTACGTGCTGCCCATCTCGCACGACGAGGTGGTGCACGGCAAACAGGCGCTGGTCTCGAAGATGCCGGGCGACTGGTGGCAGCAGCGGGCCACGCACCGTGCGTACCTGGGCTTCATGTGGGCCCACCCCGGCAAGCAACTCCTCTTCATGGGACAGGAGTTCGCCCAGGGAGCGGAGTGGTCGGAGGCGCACGGGCCGGACTGGTGGCTGCTCGACCCCTCGTACCCGGCGGCGCACGACCACCGCGGGGTACGGGACCTGGTCCGTGATCTGAACGCGGTGTACGCGGCGGCCCCGGCGCTGTGGCAGCGGGACACCGACCCGGGCGGCTTCGACTGGGTGGCGGGTGACGCGGCGGAGGACAACGTCTTCGCCTTCCTGCGCTACGACGCGCACGGCGCCCCGCTGCTCTCCGTCTCCAACTTCTCGCCGGTGGTACGGCACGAGTACCGCCTGGGCGTGCCGGATGCGGTGCCGGAGTGGCAGGAGGTGCTCAATACCGACACCGGGCTGTACGGCGGCGGTGACATCCGCAACACGGACCCGCTGAAGCCCGAGGCGGTGGCCTCCCACGGGCGGGCGTCGAGCATCCAGCTGACGCTGCCGCCGCTGGCGACCGTGTGGTTCAGGCCGGTCTGA
- the trxA gene encoding thioredoxin, with translation MIHAEGVDVVTDADFDTEVLRGGLPVLVEFTAEWCGPCRQLAPVLSAVAEEEAGRLRIVQLDVDRNPEVTVRYGVLSMPTLMVFRDGEPVKSMVGARPKRRLLQELADVL, from the coding sequence ATGATCCATGCGGAGGGTGTCGACGTCGTGACGGACGCCGACTTCGACACGGAGGTACTGCGGGGCGGGCTCCCGGTGCTGGTGGAGTTCACCGCCGAGTGGTGCGGCCCGTGCCGGCAACTGGCACCGGTACTGAGCGCCGTCGCCGAGGAGGAGGCGGGCCGCCTCAGGATCGTCCAGCTGGACGTGGACAGGAACCCGGAGGTCACGGTCCGGTACGGGGTGCTCTCGATGCCGACCCTGATGGTGTTCCGGGACGGCGAACCGGTGAAGTCCATGGTCGGCGCCCGGCCGAAGCGGCGGCTGCTCCAGGAACTGGCCGACGTGCTCTGA
- a CDS encoding MFS transporter — translation MDGPYRRRWWALLVLCLSLLIIVMANTALTVAAPDMTKDLGLSSSDLQWVIDGYTVPYAALMLLLGAIGDKYSRRGALVLGLVVFGGGAVAGSLVASATGVIAARAVMGIGAAMIMPATLSLLAASFPRAERAKAIVLWTATAGLAIAAGPLVAGALLQHHGWASTFLINVPIAVLAIIGAFVLVPPSKAGHKDRIDYVGGLLSVISVGALVYMIIEGPHFGWGAKAVTAAVVAGVGFVAFVLWELRHPRPVLDVRRYLDRGFAGSNLAVALFFLAVFGAFYFLTQHLQFVLGYDAFETGVRMLPLAGAVFVGSALTGFLTPRLGMRVTVTAGMVGGTASLALLTRIDAASEYGAFVLPLVLLGLAIGLALSPCTDAIMGAFPESELGVGGAVNDTSIELGGSLGIAILGSVLSGAYSSHLADAVGGKLPAAALSTAQDSVGAGLAVAQKVGAQAGPEQAQALVKAVDGAFSDAVAHTSLVGAVVLGVGTVLVALLVPGRGRRTDRAEGQAEAVPAEEPVSTSV, via the coding sequence ATGGACGGGCCGTACCGGCGCCGCTGGTGGGCGCTGCTGGTGCTGTGCCTGAGCCTGCTGATCATCGTGATGGCGAACACCGCTCTGACGGTCGCCGCCCCCGACATGACCAAGGACCTGGGGCTCAGCAGCTCCGACCTGCAGTGGGTCATCGACGGCTACACCGTTCCGTACGCAGCCCTGATGCTGCTGCTCGGTGCGATCGGCGACAAGTACAGCCGGCGCGGGGCGCTCGTCCTGGGGCTCGTCGTCTTCGGCGGGGGAGCCGTCGCCGGATCCCTCGTCGCCAGTGCGACCGGCGTCATCGCGGCCCGCGCCGTCATGGGCATCGGCGCGGCGATGATCATGCCTGCCACGCTCTCGCTGCTCGCCGCGAGCTTCCCGCGCGCCGAGCGGGCCAAGGCGATCGTCCTGTGGACGGCCACCGCCGGGCTCGCCATCGCGGCCGGACCGCTCGTCGCGGGCGCACTCCTGCAACACCACGGCTGGGCCTCGACGTTCCTGATCAACGTGCCGATCGCGGTGCTCGCGATCATCGGCGCCTTCGTCCTCGTGCCGCCGTCGAAGGCCGGACACAAGGACCGGATCGACTACGTGGGCGGGCTGCTCTCGGTGATCTCGGTCGGCGCCCTCGTCTACATGATCATTGAGGGACCGCACTTCGGCTGGGGCGCCAAGGCCGTCACCGCCGCGGTCGTGGCGGGCGTCGGGTTCGTCGCGTTCGTCCTGTGGGAGCTGCGGCACCCCCGCCCGGTGCTGGACGTGCGGCGCTACCTCGACCGGGGATTCGCCGGGTCCAACCTCGCCGTCGCGCTGTTCTTCCTCGCGGTCTTCGGGGCCTTCTACTTCCTCACCCAGCACCTTCAGTTCGTCCTCGGGTACGACGCCTTCGAGACCGGCGTACGGATGCTGCCGCTGGCCGGCGCGGTCTTCGTCGGCTCGGCGCTGACCGGATTCCTCACCCCCCGGCTCGGCATGCGCGTCACGGTCACCGCGGGCATGGTGGGCGGCACCGCGTCGCTGGCCCTGCTCACCCGGATCGACGCGGCATCGGAGTACGGGGCCTTCGTCCTGCCGCTGGTCCTGCTCGGCCTGGCCATCGGGCTCGCCCTGTCGCCGTGCACCGACGCCATCATGGGCGCGTTCCCCGAGTCCGAACTGGGCGTCGGCGGCGCGGTCAACGACACCTCGATCGAGCTCGGCGGCTCGCTGGGCATCGCGATACTCGGCTCGGTGCTGTCCGGCGCGTACTCCTCGCACCTCGCGGACGCGGTCGGCGGCAAGCTCCCGGCCGCCGCGCTGAGCACCGCGCAGGACTCGGTGGGCGCCGGGCTCGCCGTGGCGCAGAAGGTCGGCGCCCAGGCGGGACCCGAGCAGGCGCAGGCCCTGGTGAAGGCGGTCGACGGCGCCTTCTCGGACGCGGTCGCGCACACCAGTCTGGTCGGCGCGGTGGTCCTCGGCGTGGGCACGGTGCTGGTGGCGCTCCTGGTACCGGGACGCGGCCGTCGTACGGACCGGGCCGAGGGCCAGGCCGAGGCGGTACCGGCCGAGGAGCCGGTGAGCACCTCCGTGTGA
- a CDS encoding HelD family protein gives MSTEELQHEQQFVSRLYERLDALRERAEAAVQGSFAQVGKGLQARVERDVLVAEQSGLLSALNSVESGLCFGRIDFTDGTRHHIGRIGIREEADENDERTPLVIDWRARAARPFYLATGHSPMGLRRRRHLTTQGRTVTALHDEILDLSDPERTGHEGTDADAVLLAALDSARTGRMHDIVQTIQAEQDEIIRAPHHGVLVVEGGPGTGKTAVALHRAAYLLYAHRDQLARRAVLIVGPNPAFLGYIGEVLPSLGETGVLLATPGELFPGVTATGTDTPEAAAVKGRTEMAGALAAFVQDLQRTPEPGEPRTIAHDDGDLLLDWTIADVAREAARATGLPHNLARPRFAFRIIDELTAQLADRLGADPYGGPNFLGPDDLAQLGKAIAASPEVHAAIDELWPQLTPKELLADFLSDPVHLPDADAEVIRRKGGDWTPADVPLLDEAAELLGEDDSAARAAAEAARQEQVAFAQGVLDLSQGSESYEFEDEESELLAAHDIIDAERMAERHEEADYRSAAERAAADRTWAFGHIIVDEAQELSPMVWRLLMRRSPTRSMTLVGDPAQTAEPGGVGDWDAMLAPYVEDRYEHVRLGINYRTPEEIMDRAAAFLSAARSKAGDPAFEPPRSIRSTGVHPWSRRTDDLPHAVAEAVAGARHAQGRLAVIAPAELHGALLDRLPGAGHGLAPDLTSEVVLITPRQAKGLEFDTVIVVEPQSIVSGSPRGTNDLYVALTRATQALGLVHTGDLPEGLAG, from the coding sequence TTGTCAACCGAGGAATTGCAGCATGAACAGCAATTCGTCTCACGGCTCTACGAGCGTCTGGACGCGCTCCGTGAGCGTGCCGAAGCCGCCGTCCAGGGCTCGTTCGCCCAGGTGGGCAAGGGGCTCCAGGCGCGCGTCGAGCGCGATGTGCTGGTCGCCGAACAGTCCGGGCTGCTCAGTGCGCTGAATTCGGTGGAATCCGGGCTCTGCTTCGGGCGGATCGATTTCACCGACGGCACCCGCCATCACATCGGCCGCATCGGAATCCGCGAGGAGGCCGACGAGAACGACGAACGCACCCCGCTGGTGATCGACTGGCGGGCGCGGGCCGCGCGCCCCTTCTATCTCGCGACCGGGCATTCCCCGATGGGCCTGCGCCGCCGCCGTCACCTCACCACGCAGGGGCGCACCGTCACCGCGCTCCACGACGAGATCCTCGACCTCTCCGACCCCGAGCGGACCGGCCACGAGGGGACCGACGCCGACGCCGTGCTGCTCGCGGCGCTGGACTCCGCGCGCACCGGCCGGATGCACGACATCGTGCAGACCATCCAGGCCGAACAGGACGAGATCATCCGCGCCCCGCACCACGGCGTCCTCGTCGTCGAGGGCGGCCCCGGCACCGGCAAGACCGCGGTCGCGCTGCACCGTGCCGCCTATCTGCTGTATGCGCACCGGGACCAGCTCGCCCGCCGGGCCGTCCTGATCGTCGGCCCCAACCCGGCCTTCCTCGGCTACATCGGCGAGGTGCTGCCCTCGCTCGGCGAGACGGGCGTCCTGCTCGCCACCCCGGGAGAGCTCTTCCCCGGGGTGACCGCCACCGGTACGGACACCCCGGAGGCAGCCGCAGTCAAGGGGCGTACGGAGATGGCCGGAGCGCTGGCCGCGTTCGTACAGGACCTCCAGCGCACGCCGGAGCCCGGCGAGCCCCGCACCATCGCCCACGACGACGGCGACCTGCTGCTCGACTGGACGATCGCGGACGTGGCGCGCGAGGCGGCCCGCGCCACCGGGCTGCCGCACAACCTGGCCCGCCCGCGCTTCGCGTTCCGGATCATCGACGAGCTGACCGCCCAACTGGCCGACCGGCTCGGCGCCGACCCCTACGGCGGGCCCAACTTCCTGGGCCCCGACGACCTCGCCCAGCTCGGCAAGGCCATCGCCGCCAGCCCCGAAGTGCACGCCGCCATCGACGAGTTGTGGCCGCAGCTCACGCCGAAGGAACTGCTGGCCGACTTCCTGTCCGACCCGGTGCACCTGCCGGACGCCGACGCGGAAGTGATCCGCCGCAAGGGCGGCGACTGGACACCCGCCGATGTCCCGCTGCTCGACGAGGCCGCCGAGCTCCTCGGCGAGGACGATTCCGCCGCACGCGCCGCCGCGGAGGCCGCCCGCCAGGAACAGGTCGCCTTCGCCCAGGGAGTGCTCGACCTCTCGCAGGGCTCGGAGTCGTACGAGTTCGAGGACGAGGAGTCCGAACTCCTCGCCGCGCACGACATCATCGACGCCGAGCGGATGGCCGAGCGCCACGAGGAGGCGGACTACCGCAGCGCCGCCGAACGCGCCGCCGCCGACCGCACCTGGGCCTTCGGCCACATCATCGTCGACGAGGCGCAGGAGCTCTCCCCGATGGTGTGGCGGCTGCTGATGCGCCGCTCCCCGACCCGCTCGATGACGCTGGTCGGCGACCCGGCCCAGACCGCCGAACCGGGTGGCGTCGGCGACTGGGACGCGATGCTCGCCCCGTACGTCGAGGACCGCTACGAGCACGTGCGGCTCGGCATCAACTACCGCACCCCCGAAGAGATCATGGACCGGGCGGCGGCGTTCCTGAGCGCCGCGCGCTCGAAGGCCGGCGACCCCGCCTTCGAGCCTCCCCGCTCGATCCGTTCCACCGGGGTGCACCCGTGGTCGCGGCGGACCGACGACCTGCCGCACGCGGTCGCCGAGGCGGTCGCCGGGGCGCGGCATGCGCAGGGCAGGCTCGCGGTCATCGCGCCGGCCGAGCTGCACGGCGCGCTGCTGGACCGTCTCCCGGGCGCCGGGCACGGCCTCGCCCCCGATCTGACCAGCGAGGTCGTGCTGATCACGCCACGCCAGGCGAAGGGCCTGGAGTTCGACACGGTGATCGTCGTCGAGCCGCAGTCGATCGTCTCGGGGTCTCCGCGCGGCACCAACGACCTCTACGTCGCGCTGACCCGGGCCACCCAGGCGCTGGGTCTGGTGCACACCGGCGACCTGCCCGAAGGGCTGGCCGGGTAG
- a CDS encoding TetR/AcrR family transcriptional regulator — MGPVTSGRADANRRRILDVALTELLHDPDASMDQIARAAGVVRRTVYGHFPSREALIAALVDNATAAVVEAHTTGRAGISDPAEALARAILAVWEIADRYRLLVAMAQRSVTMAGITQRLTPVREDCAALLQRGLDEGMFTSPLPAAALAYVHEQALFGLMEAVNDGALPAAGAGIAAASTALLSAGFPADRAAALLAAITDTVGARG; from the coding sequence ATGGGACCCGTGACCTCCGGACGAGCAGACGCCAACCGCCGCCGCATCCTGGATGTGGCGCTCACCGAGCTGCTGCACGACCCGGACGCCTCGATGGACCAGATCGCCCGCGCGGCGGGCGTGGTGCGGCGCACGGTCTACGGGCACTTCCCCAGCCGGGAGGCGCTGATCGCCGCGCTCGTCGACAACGCGACGGCCGCCGTCGTCGAGGCGCACACCACCGGCCGCGCCGGAATCAGCGACCCGGCCGAGGCGCTGGCCCGCGCGATACTCGCGGTCTGGGAGATCGCCGACCGCTACCGGCTGCTGGTCGCGATGGCCCAGCGCAGCGTCACGATGGCGGGCATCACCCAGCGGCTGACCCCGGTCCGCGAGGACTGCGCAGCGCTGCTCCAACGCGGCCTGGACGAAGGCATGTTCACCTCACCGCTGCCCGCGGCGGCTCTCGCGTACGTCCACGAGCAGGCGCTGTTCGGCCTGATGGAAGCGGTCAACGACGGCGCCCTCCCGGCGGCGGGCGCGGGGATCGCGGCGGCGTCGACGGCCCTGCTCTCGGCGGGCTTCCCCGCCGACCGCGCCGCCGCACTGCTCGCGGCGATCACGGACACCGTCGGGGCGCGCGGCTGA
- a CDS encoding cation:dicarboxylate symporter family transporter → MKRDRTHYLYAAVIAAVVLGIVVGFAAPGVAVELKPLGTGFVNLIKMMISPIIFCTIVLGVGSVRKAAKVGAVGGLALGYFLVMSTVALAIGLLVGNLLEPGSGLHLTESVRHAGAAQAQGAGESTADFLIGIIPTTMISAFTQGEVLQTLLIALLTGFALQAIGPAGRPVLRGIEHIQRLVFRILAMIMWAAPVGAFGAMAAVVGETGVAALKSLAVIMIGFYLTCALFVFLVLGTLLRLIAGMNIFLLLKYLGREFLLILSTSSSESALARLIAKMEHLGVSRPVAGITVPTGYSFNLDGTAIYLTMASLFVANAMDKPLSGGEQISLLLFMIVASKGAAGVTGAGLATLAGGLQSHRPELVDGVGLIVGIDRFMSEARAMTNFAGNAVATVLVGTWTKEIDKERAAEVLSGRIPFDEATLIDDGAAEDAGPDTGAAADAGAAPGGSAAEEAPLPGGSDKEPAVRS, encoded by the coding sequence ATGAAGCGGGACCGTACGCACTATCTGTATGCCGCGGTCATTGCCGCGGTGGTACTCGGCATCGTGGTCGGCTTCGCCGCACCAGGGGTGGCCGTCGAGCTCAAGCCGCTGGGCACGGGGTTCGTCAATCTCATCAAGATGATGATTTCGCCGATCATCTTCTGCACGATCGTGCTGGGCGTCGGCTCGGTCCGCAAGGCCGCGAAGGTCGGCGCCGTCGGCGGTCTGGCACTCGGGTACTTCCTGGTGATGTCGACGGTGGCGCTCGCCATCGGTCTGCTCGTCGGCAATCTGCTGGAGCCGGGTTCGGGGCTGCACCTCACCGAGTCGGTACGGCACGCGGGCGCCGCACAGGCCCAGGGCGCCGGCGAGTCGACGGCGGACTTCCTGATCGGGATCATCCCGACCACGATGATCTCCGCCTTCACCCAGGGCGAGGTGCTGCAGACGCTGTTGATCGCGCTGCTCACCGGCTTCGCGCTGCAGGCGATCGGCCCGGCGGGCCGGCCGGTGCTGCGCGGGATCGAGCACATCCAGCGGCTGGTGTTCCGGATCCTCGCCATGATCATGTGGGCGGCCCCGGTGGGCGCGTTCGGCGCGATGGCGGCCGTGGTCGGCGAGACGGGCGTGGCAGCGCTCAAGTCGCTGGCCGTGATCATGATCGGTTTCTATCTGACCTGCGCGCTCTTCGTCTTCCTGGTCCTCGGCACGCTGCTGCGGCTGATCGCGGGCATGAACATCTTCCTGCTGCTCAAGTACCTGGGCCGGGAGTTCCTGCTGATCCTCTCCACGTCGTCCTCGGAGTCGGCGCTGGCACGGCTGATCGCCAAGATGGAACACCTGGGGGTGAGCAGGCCGGTGGCCGGGATCACGGTCCCGACCGGCTACTCCTTCAACCTCGACGGCACGGCGATCTATCTGACGATGGCTTCGCTGTTCGTCGCCAACGCGATGGACAAGCCGCTCAGCGGCGGCGAGCAGATCTCGCTGCTGCTCTTCATGATCGTCGCGTCCAAGGGTGCCGCGGGGGTGACGGGTGCGGGGCTGGCCACGCTGGCCGGCGGACTCCAGTCGCACCGCCCCGAACTGGTCGACGGGGTCGGGCTGATCGTGGGCATCGACCGCTTCATGAGCGAGGCCCGCGCGATGACGAACTTCGCGGGGAACGCGGTGGCCACGGTCCTGGTCGGCACCTGGACGAAGGAGATCGACAAGGAACGGGCGGCGGAGGTGCTGTCCGGCCGGATCCCGTTCGACGAGGCGACCCTCATCGACGACGGCGCGGCCGAGGACGCCGGACCGGACACCGGTGCCGCGGCGGACGCCGGTGCCGCACCGGGCGGCAGCGCCGCCGAGGAGGCACCGCTCCCGGGCGGGAGCGACAAGGAGCCGGCCGTCCGTTCCTGA
- a CDS encoding lipid II:glycine glycyltransferase FemX, whose protein sequence is MTLRLRTIGRDEHLAFISGLPSASHMQVPSWGDVKPDWRAESVGWTDGSGRIVGAALVLYRPLPRIKRYLAYLPEGPVIDWHDADLDEWLRPLLAHLRTRGAFSVKMGPPVVARRWDASVVKDAIADPGAHRLSEVEPTDQNPEALELAVRLRGMGWQQAGAGGEEGFAAGQPRHVFQLQLGGRSLDEIQRGFNQLWRRNVKKAEKAGVKVMRGGYDELAAFYELYTETAARDQFLPRPLAYFQRMWQALSAEHPDRMRLYLAEHDGEVLAAATMLTVGRHTWYSYGASTSRKREVQPNNAIQWQMIRDAHELGSTVYDFRGITDTLDEGNHLLGLLRFKVGTGGQAAEYVGEWDYPLNKVLHKAFGLYMARR, encoded by the coding sequence ATGACCCTCCGACTGAGGACGATCGGCCGAGACGAGCACCTCGCGTTCATCAGCGGTCTGCCCTCGGCGAGCCATATGCAGGTGCCGTCCTGGGGTGACGTGAAGCCCGACTGGCGCGCCGAGAGCGTGGGGTGGACGGACGGAAGCGGCCGGATCGTGGGTGCGGCGCTGGTGCTCTACCGGCCGCTGCCGAGGATCAAGCGGTACCTGGCGTACCTGCCGGAGGGGCCGGTCATCGACTGGCACGACGCCGATCTCGACGAGTGGCTCCGCCCGCTGCTCGCTCATCTGCGGACGCGGGGTGCCTTCTCGGTGAAGATGGGGCCGCCCGTGGTCGCCCGCCGCTGGGACGCGTCCGTGGTCAAGGACGCCATCGCCGATCCGGGGGCCCACCGGCTGAGCGAGGTCGAGCCCACCGATCAGAACCCGGAAGCGCTCGAACTCGCCGTACGGCTACGGGGCATGGGCTGGCAGCAGGCCGGGGCGGGCGGCGAGGAGGGCTTCGCCGCCGGGCAGCCGCGCCATGTCTTCCAGTTGCAGCTCGGCGGCCGTTCGCTGGACGAGATCCAGCGCGGCTTCAACCAGTTGTGGCGCCGCAACGTCAAGAAGGCGGAGAAGGCGGGGGTGAAGGTGATGCGGGGCGGCTACGACGAACTGGCCGCCTTCTACGAGCTGTACACGGAGACCGCCGCCCGCGACCAGTTCCTCCCGCGCCCGCTCGCGTACTTCCAGCGGATGTGGCAGGCGCTGTCCGCCGAGCACCCCGACCGGATGCGTCTCTACCTCGCCGAGCACGACGGTGAGGTGCTGGCCGCGGCCACCATGCTCACGGTCGGCCGGCACACCTGGTACTCCTACGGTGCTTCCACCAGCCGCAAGCGCGAGGTGCAGCCCAACAACGCCATCCAGTGGCAGATGATCCGCGACGCGCACGAACTCGGTTCCACGGTCTACGACTTCCGCGGCATCACCGACACCCTCGACGAGGGGAACCATCTGCTCGGCCTGCTGCGGTTCAAGGTCGGCACCGGCGGTCAGGCCGCCGAGTACGTCGGGGAGTGGGACTACCCCCTCAACAAGGTGCTGCACAAGGCCTTCGGGCTCTACATGGCGCGGCGCTGA
- a CDS encoding MerR family transcriptional regulator, translated as MRIGELAERAGMTTRALRYYESRELLPARRAVNGYRTYDEDDLRLLQQIRTLQDFGFDLEETRPFVECLRAGHPAGDVCPASLDVYRRKLSELDALIGRLQDVRTQVGAELARAEAELPGGPEPRCELSDGSHWEDEG; from the coding sequence ATGCGAATCGGCGAGCTGGCGGAGCGTGCGGGCATGACCACCCGGGCTCTGCGATATTACGAGTCACGGGAGTTGCTGCCCGCCCGCCGGGCGGTGAACGGCTACCGCACGTACGACGAGGACGACCTGCGTCTGCTCCAGCAGATCCGGACCCTTCAGGACTTCGGGTTCGACCTGGAGGAGACGCGGCCGTTCGTGGAGTGCCTGCGCGCCGGGCACCCGGCCGGGGACGTGTGCCCCGCCTCGCTCGACGTGTACCGGCGCAAGCTCTCCGAGCTGGACGCGCTGATCGGCAGGCTCCAGGACGTCCGCACCCAGGTGGGGGCCGAACTGGCGCGCGCCGAGGCGGAGTTGCCGGGCGGCCCGGAGCCGCGCTGTGAACTTTCCGACGGTAGCCATTGGGAGGACGAGGGATGA